The proteins below come from a single Holdemania massiliensis genomic window:
- the pbp4b gene encoding penicillin binding protein PBP4B, whose product MKKLILLALAAVLATTAAGCSANNPQTADQPSAPTTDSRSVTLSEGVSVKGVQADVTYPLEGLDDTLAMNNLTTVKTYAGQGKVSVTPEGAESFDLFINGTAIDHSEFAGKAFTVDFAALASNEINTIQVTNILPETASVNIKVDYPTVLEGTPEEVGFSSEKLGFIDDLLNKEVEYGFPGGQLVIIKDGKMIKNTAYGFANSYNQDGTRMDNPVPSTTETLYDLASNTKMYATNYALQMLVSEGKVNITDTIQSYFPEFKDQPGAAIQGKNTMTIQNILEHQAGFPADPQYHNDTYDKDDGIENGVNDLYSVEKQTTQDMILKTPLQYEPGSKTVYSDVDYMLLGLIVEQVSGMDLDVYVEENIYKPLGLDHIVFNPLQKGFDKDQCAATELNGNSRDGAITFTVNRTETIQGEVHDEKAFYSMNGVSGHAGLFADAQDLARLAQVMLNQGGYGDVKLFSKQTIDQFTKPKFTSQTYGLGWRRMGDHGYSWYFGPQAGASTYGHTGWTGTLSLIDPENDLIVIWLSNKINSPVVDPEVNPNYFYGNHFIGGTLGGVATLAYDALNATSMESTDSLLAQMVANKLTLMETDEGYQNAADEQSLQALMDLLVSRAEKTGSTAVKSQAERLVEKLTDEAAKTALNERLAAVK is encoded by the coding sequence ATGAAAAAACTGATTTTGTTAGCCTTGGCCGCGGTGTTAGCCACCACTGCGGCGGGCTGCAGCGCAAACAATCCGCAGACTGCCGACCAGCCATCGGCGCCGACAACGGATTCGCGCAGCGTGACACTGAGCGAGGGTGTTAGTGTTAAGGGAGTTCAGGCAGATGTTACCTATCCGCTGGAAGGTTTGGATGACACCCTAGCGATGAACAACCTGACAACCGTAAAAACCTATGCGGGACAGGGAAAGGTTTCCGTTACGCCGGAAGGTGCGGAGAGCTTCGACCTGTTTATCAATGGGACGGCCATTGATCACAGTGAATTTGCCGGGAAGGCCTTCACGGTCGATTTTGCCGCGTTGGCAAGCAATGAAATCAACACGATTCAGGTCACCAACATTCTACCGGAAACTGCCAGCGTGAATATCAAGGTTGACTATCCGACCGTGCTGGAAGGAACACCGGAAGAAGTCGGTTTCAGCAGTGAAAAATTGGGCTTTATCGATGATCTGTTAAACAAAGAAGTCGAATATGGGTTCCCCGGCGGCCAGTTGGTCATCATTAAAGACGGGAAAATGATTAAGAATACAGCGTATGGCTTTGCCAATTCCTACAATCAGGATGGAACGCGGATGGACAATCCGGTGCCGTCGACAACAGAAACGCTGTATGACTTAGCTTCCAATACGAAGATGTATGCCACCAATTATGCGCTGCAGATGTTGGTCAGCGAAGGCAAAGTCAATATCACCGATACGATCCAGAGCTATTTCCCGGAATTCAAAGATCAGCCAGGGGCAGCGATTCAGGGAAAAAATACGATGACGATTCAGAATATTCTGGAACATCAGGCCGGTTTCCCTGCCGATCCGCAGTATCACAATGATACTTATGATAAAGATGACGGGATTGAAAATGGTGTCAATGATCTGTATTCTGTAGAAAAACAGACGACCCAAGACATGATTCTGAAAACACCGCTGCAGTATGAGCCAGGAAGCAAAACGGTGTATTCCGATGTCGACTACATGCTTTTGGGACTGATTGTCGAGCAGGTCAGCGGAATGGATCTTGACGTCTATGTTGAGGAAAATATCTACAAACCGCTGGGTCTTGATCACATTGTCTTCAATCCGCTGCAGAAGGGTTTTGACAAAGACCAGTGTGCTGCGACCGAGCTGAACGGCAATTCCCGTGACGGTGCGATTACCTTCACAGTGAATCGGACCGAAACCATTCAGGGTGAAGTTCACGATGAAAAGGCATTCTATTCCATGAACGGCGTATCCGGTCATGCCGGATTGTTTGCGGATGCCCAGGATCTGGCCCGGCTGGCTCAGGTGATGCTGAACCAGGGCGGATATGGCGATGTCAAGCTGTTCTCGAAGCAGACGATTGATCAGTTCACGAAACCGAAGTTCACAAGCCAAACATATGGCTTAGGCTGGCGGCGCATGGGCGATCATGGTTACAGCTGGTACTTTGGTCCGCAGGCCGGAGCTTCAACCTATGGTCATACCGGTTGGACGGGAACGCTGAGCTTGATCGACCCGGAAAATGATCTGATCGTGATCTGGCTGTCGAATAAGATTAACAGTCCGGTTGTTGATCCAGAAGTCAATCCGAATTATTTCTATGGCAACCACTTTATCGGCGGTACTTTAGGCGGTGTGGCAACTTTAGCCTACGATGCGCTGAATGCGACATCCATGGAGAGTACAGATTCTCTGTTGGCTCAGATGGTTGCGAACAAGCTGACGCTGATGGAAACGGATGAAGGCTATCAGAACGCAGCGGATGAACAATCGCTGCAGGCCTTGATGGATCTGTTAGTCAGCCGTGCGGAAAAGACCGGTTCGACTGCGGTGAAGAGCCAGGCTGAACGCTTAGTTGAAAAGCTGACGGATGAAGCCGCGAAAACCGCGCTGAATGAACGATTGGCTGCGGTAAAATAA
- a CDS encoding HAD family hydrolase, translated as MTQIQAVVFDMDGVLIDSEQYYQDMLMKYFRAMKVDLPPQRLNLLVGANGKMNLWPKILEGIELPQPYDEFMIGLREYRHAQGIADYRPLLFPGVEDTLKTLKASGKKLALASSSSFASIEKMLSDTGLYAYFELVTSGGMFKESKPNPEIYLFTAEKLKLDPHQCVVVEDSPYGIQAGVSAGMTVIARKDERFPMDQSRAHYFVKQLTEVPAIVAQLA; from the coding sequence GTGACGCAGATACAGGCTGTGGTGTTTGATATGGATGGGGTTCTGATCGATTCAGAACAGTATTATCAGGATATGTTAATGAAATACTTCAGAGCGATGAAGGTGGATCTTCCGCCTCAGCGATTGAATTTATTAGTCGGAGCCAATGGGAAGATGAATTTGTGGCCTAAGATTCTGGAAGGAATTGAGCTGCCGCAGCCGTATGATGAATTCATGATCGGTCTGCGGGAATATCGTCATGCCCAAGGCATTGCGGATTATCGGCCCTTGTTGTTTCCCGGCGTGGAAGATACGCTGAAAACGCTCAAAGCCAGCGGTAAAAAGCTGGCACTGGCTTCCTCCAGTTCGTTTGCCTCGATTGAAAAAATGTTGTCGGATACCGGTCTTTATGCCTATTTTGAATTGGTGACTTCCGGCGGCATGTTCAAGGAATCCAAGCCGAATCCGGAAATTTATTTGTTTACTGCCGAGAAGCTGAAGCTGGACCCGCATCAATGCGTGGTTGTGGAGGACTCCCCGTATGGAATTCAGGCTGGTGTTTCGGCAGGCATGACCGTGATTGCCCGAAAGGATGAACGATTCCCGATGGATCAGTCCCGCGCCCATTATTTTGTAAAACAATTAACGGAAGTTCCGGCTATTGTAGCGCAGCTGGCATAA